From the Hydrogenispora ethanolica genome, the window GGAGGTCCAGGATGATCCCGGCCACTTTCTCCTTCTTCAGCTGTTCGACCTGGCGCCGGACATCCTCGGCGGAACTGCGGCTGCCGCCGTTGAAATCATGGTAAAACGAGGGCAGGCTGATATACCCGAATTTCTGCTTGGTCTTGCTGTCGGTCAGCACCGCCGACTTGGCATAGGTGTCCTCGATCACCACTACTTCCCGGATGAGCGGGATGACCGTGATCTGGCCGTTCGGTTTCTTGACCGTCAGTCTGACCTCGGTCCCTTTTTTGCCGCGGACCAGTTTCACCACGTCATCCACGGGCATGTAGGTGATGTCGACCGGCTCATTGTCGCCCTGGGCCACTTTGAGGATGAGGTCGTTGGCTTTCAGGCCTTTCTGCCGCCAGGCCGGGCTGCCGGGGACCACCTCGACCACTTTGATATATTCGCCGTCCTCTTGCAACACGGCGCCGATTCCTTCCAGGGTCCCGCTCATCTGAATATCGAAATTCGCCTTGGTCTGAGGCGGGAAATAGCTGGTATGCGGATCGAAACTGGTGGCCACCGCGTCGAGGAACCGGTTGTCGCGCTCCTCGGTGTCATCCAGCAGCCGGTCGAAGGCGCGTTTCTGGCTTTTGGCCACATATTCGCGGGCCTGCGCCTCCAATTCCGGCTGAAAAGCCCGGTTCGCCGGAAGCTGCTTCTTGCCGTGCTCCTCGGGGGAGGCCAGATCGATATAGCGCATCAAGGTTTGATACTTGAGCGTCTTGCGCCACAAGTCCTTCAGCTCGCCCAGGCTGGTGCAGAACTCCCGCTTGTCGGGGTCCACTTCCAGCGTTTCATCGCCAGTGAAGCTGAAAGGTTGTTTCAAAATTTCATTGGTGATTCCTTGAATATCGGCGATCCGCCGCTTCAAGAGGACGTTGGAAAGGGTCAGGAACTGATGCGTGCCCTGCCTTAACTCGTCATCGATCCGGTTTTGAAACTGTTTGAGCTGTTCCATATCGGATTTGAGCAAAAAGCGCTTGTTCGGGTCGAGTGATTTCAGGTAGAGATCGAAGACCCGCTGCGATAGCTTGTCGTCCAGTTTCTGCGGGCTGTAATGCCAGGTCTCCAGGGAGTTGAGCAAGGCATCGGAGATGACTTGCTCCTTGCCGGGTTTTTGCAGCGCCTGGGTATAAGCGGACCCGGCGATCAGCACGACCAGCAGCAGAATCAATATCCTATTGAGTTGCTTTTTCATTTGCACCTTCGCCTTTACAAATTTAATCAGGCCATCGTAATAACGCTATCATCATCGCGGGGATATGTCAACACCGCTCCCTTTGGCTTAACCAAAAAGTAAGCCCCGCTCGTGAAAGGGCGGGGCATTGCGGACAAATGAAAAGTTTTTGGCAGGAATGGTTAATCTCTCCCGGAGTCAGGTGGAGACAGTAGCGCTGGTCAGAATGTAATCCAGTTCGGCGACTGCCACATCCAAATGATGCGCCGCCACCAGCAGCAGCTTTTGGACATCCGCGTCCGGAGTGGAACGGGCCATCTCCCGCAGGCGCTGCGCGTTCCGCTGGCAGTTTTGCGCCGAGTCATGAAACCGATTGACGCTCAAGAATGCTCATCCTTTCGTGAGGATTGTTTTGGCTTCCACGCAAGCATTGATACACATTTCGACCCGGGCCGCGCCCAGACTTGCCGTCTGCCGTTCCATGGCACAAAGCAGCGTATTGGCTGTGGTGCGCAGATCGTGAGCGGATTGGGTGCAACTGTCGATGCATTCCTGAATTTGAGCCGGATTGAGCATGGCTTCACCTCCGGGGTTAGTTTGTCCGAAGGCCGGCAAATCTTGCGTCCGATCCGAAAAAACAAACCGATCCGGCGGCGCAGGATCCCGCCGGACCGGACCGGTTCAGCGCCGGGTGGGCGGGCGGCGGCGGGCCGTCCGCAACCGGTCGGAACGGAGTGCCTTCGCGTTGCGCCGCGCCTCCCGCTCCTCCTCCTCGTCGAAATCCAGCGCCGGCTGGCGGGAGGGCGGAGCATCGTCGTTTACCAATTCCACAATGGTCTCGCCGGCATTGGGCAAAGTGTACGGCGAGCCGTCCTCGCCCCGGTACACCAGGCGAATATGTTCCCGGGCGAACGGAGACTCGGTCAGCCAGCGCCGGACCTGGGACTTGATGACCGGAAAATGCTCGCTGTGCTTGCCCTGGCCATGAATGATCCGCACCAGGCGTTCGCCGTGCTTCAAAGCGTTCAATAAGTGAAGTTCCAGCCGGAGCTGGGCCTCGGCTGCGCTGTAGCCGTGTAAATCGATGGTATTCATCGCGTCACCTCGTTGCGGAATGGTCCAAGGAGAAAGAATTACGCCAATCCAAGTGAGAATTGATTCCTTGCATCGATATTCCGGAGGAACGTT encodes:
- a CDS encoding Smr/MutS family protein, yielding MNTIDLHGYSAAEAQLRLELHLLNALKHGERLVRIIHGQGKHSEHFPVIKSQVRRWLTESPFAREHIRLVYRGEDGSPYTLPNAGETIVELVNDDAPPSRQPALDFDEEEEREARRNAKALRSDRLRTARRRPPTRR
- a CDS encoding carboxy terminal-processing peptidase, producing the protein MKKQLNRILILLLVVLIAGSAYTQALQKPGKEQVISDALLNSLETWHYSPQKLDDKLSQRVFDLYLKSLDPNKRFLLKSDMEQLKQFQNRIDDELRQGTHQFLTLSNVLLKRRIADIQGITNEILKQPFSFTGDETLEVDPDKREFCTSLGELKDLWRKTLKYQTLMRYIDLASPEEHGKKQLPANRAFQPELEAQAREYVAKSQKRAFDRLLDDTEERDNRFLDAVATSFDPHTSYFPPQTKANFDIQMSGTLEGIGAVLQEDGEYIKVVEVVPGSPAWRQKGLKANDLILKVAQGDNEPVDITYMPVDDVVKLVRGKKGTEVRLTVKKPNGQITVIPLIREVVVIEDTYAKSAVLTDSKTKQKFGYISLPSFYHDFNGGSRSSAEDVRRQVEQLKKEKVAGIILDLRNNGGGALDDAVKMSGLFIKSGPVVQVKDKNNRQVLKDPDSGVVYSGPLVVLVNSFSASASEILAAALQDYGRAVIVGGPTSFGKGTVQTFVDLDRLVSNDYAAFKPLGSLKLTVQKFYRITGASTQFKGVTADIPLPDPQSVLKVGEKHLDYPLPWDTIKGTSYRKWPKAPDLKSLKQNSAARVKNDPGFKLIADNIANLKEQQQNPQSLKLGKVLDEQAALRAESDKLKNLPGEKDLKVNGLRSQSGENDPDASQRAKEWHSQIAADVYVGESVNILKDMRK